A stretch of the Terriglobia bacterium genome encodes the following:
- a CDS encoding DEAD/DEAH box helicase, producing the protein MDSVSVVPILTPHGRLRLIEEDNAPALDPELAQRLRDAFARGSGHGLLQLGAGEVGTVLPPVFCYWREFGARLVTALCTQPDIEPSRQNAHVPPPPDAELEWLALAAPAMTGAEYLTPTVLQALWQELDTAFGLELSESECGVQEFLKRRNPAWNLVGRVHFNLAENRKDEEAPFAFLATYTTRLSAHAKAQHLPLGQALREYAGAANKDRLLSLLLPVQRAAERCPWLKAMVDAGEVFHPLRWKPNEALQLLRDVPQLESSGVIVRMPATWRANRPPRPQVSAKVGGNKPSGMGKDALLDFRVEITLDGETLSAAEIRELLTKSDGLALVRGRWVEVDRERLSRMIEHFGQVERAAAENGLSFGEAMRMIAGADVGADGTPVAADPDWAQVIAGPWLTETLKGLRSPEGLARIDPGAALHGTLRPYQQVGVRWLYLLAKLGLGACLADDMGLGKTIQVLALFLVLKSQGDGKQQPSLLVAPASLLANWASELERFTPSLKAFIAHPSAMAAADLKTLAPERLREMDLVITSYGSLLRIPWIADASWQLLVLDEAQAIKNPDAKQTRTAKKISARSRFALTGTPIENRLGDIWSIFDFINPGLLGSAKEFTNFTKRLADRPHNPYGPLRELVRPYILRRLKTDKTVIADLPDKTEVKSFCQLSRKQAALYQQAVKELAELLEDTEGIQRKGLILSFLMRFKQICNHPSQWLGDGAWSEQDSGKWARLRDIAEVIAAKQEKVLVFTQFREVTTPLAAFLGSVFGRPGLVLHGQTEVKKRKNLVRRFQEDESAGFFVLSLKAGGAGLNLTAASHVVHFDRWWNPAVENQATDRAFRIGQNKNVLVHKFVCRGTVEEKIDQLIESKRQLSKDMLEGGADLLLTELKDDELLRLVALDLNTALKET; encoded by the coding sequence ATGGATTCGGTCTCCGTGGTTCCGATCCTGACCCCGCACGGTCGTCTGCGCTTGATCGAGGAGGATAACGCGCCGGCTCTTGATCCGGAGCTTGCTCAGCGTCTACGCGATGCTTTCGCGCGTGGGTCGGGCCATGGTCTCCTCCAACTCGGCGCCGGTGAGGTCGGAACGGTGCTTCCTCCTGTTTTCTGCTACTGGCGCGAGTTCGGGGCGCGGTTAGTGACCGCCCTCTGCACGCAACCGGATATCGAGCCGTCGCGACAGAATGCGCATGTTCCCCCTCCGCCCGACGCAGAACTGGAGTGGTTGGCTCTGGCAGCGCCCGCGATGACTGGGGCGGAGTATCTGACGCCAACGGTCCTCCAGGCTCTCTGGCAGGAACTGGACACAGCCTTCGGGCTTGAGTTGTCCGAGTCGGAATGCGGGGTTCAGGAGTTCCTTAAGCGCCGCAACCCGGCGTGGAACCTTGTCGGGCGCGTGCACTTCAATCTTGCCGAAAATCGCAAGGATGAGGAGGCACCGTTCGCATTTCTCGCGACCTACACGACCCGGTTGTCAGCGCACGCCAAGGCGCAGCATCTTCCGCTGGGCCAGGCGCTGCGCGAGTATGCGGGAGCGGCAAACAAGGATCGTTTGTTGTCTCTGCTTCTTCCCGTACAACGAGCAGCGGAGAGATGTCCGTGGCTGAAGGCCATGGTGGACGCGGGTGAGGTCTTCCATCCGTTGCGCTGGAAGCCCAATGAAGCCCTGCAGCTCCTGAGGGACGTCCCGCAATTGGAAAGCTCGGGTGTGATTGTGCGGATGCCGGCGACATGGCGGGCCAACCGCCCTCCGCGTCCGCAAGTGTCGGCCAAAGTTGGCGGCAATAAACCATCGGGAATGGGAAAGGACGCACTCTTGGATTTCCGCGTGGAAATCACGCTCGACGGCGAAACGTTGAGCGCTGCTGAGATCCGAGAATTGCTGACCAAGTCCGATGGGCTGGCGCTTGTGCGAGGGCGCTGGGTTGAAGTTGACCGAGAGCGATTGAGCCGCATGATCGAACACTTCGGCCAGGTCGAGCGCGCCGCCGCCGAGAATGGCCTCAGTTTCGGGGAGGCAATGCGAATGATCGCTGGCGCCGATGTTGGCGCCGATGGAACGCCCGTCGCTGCCGATCCTGACTGGGCTCAAGTGATCGCCGGTCCGTGGTTGACGGAGACACTGAAAGGGCTTCGCAGTCCTGAAGGGCTGGCCCGCATCGATCCCGGCGCGGCGCTGCATGGCACGCTGCGGCCTTACCAGCAGGTGGGCGTGCGCTGGCTCTACCTGCTAGCGAAACTCGGACTCGGCGCTTGCCTGGCTGACGACATGGGACTGGGCAAGACCATTCAGGTGCTGGCGCTGTTCCTCGTGCTAAAAAGCCAGGGGGACGGCAAGCAGCAGCCAAGCCTGCTGGTCGCTCCCGCTTCGCTGCTCGCCAACTGGGCCTCGGAACTGGAACGCTTTACGCCCAGCTTGAAGGCGTTCATTGCCCATCCGTCCGCCATGGCTGCGGCCGATTTGAAGACGCTTGCGCCTGAGCGTCTACGGGAAATGGACTTGGTGATTACCAGCTATGGATCGTTGCTCCGCATTCCGTGGATTGCGGACGCCTCATGGCAACTGCTCGTGCTCGACGAAGCGCAGGCCATTAAGAACCCGGACGCTAAGCAGACTCGCACCGCCAAGAAGATCAGTGCACGATCGCGCTTCGCCCTAACCGGCACGCCCATTGAGAACCGCCTCGGAGATATATGGTCCATCTTCGACTTCATCAACCCGGGGCTGCTCGGGTCGGCAAAGGAATTCACGAACTTCACCAAGCGCCTTGCGGACCGACCCCACAATCCATACGGCCCTTTGCGCGAACTCGTACGACCGTACATCTTGCGAAGGTTGAAGACCGACAAAACGGTGATCGCCGATCTGCCTGACAAAACTGAGGTCAAGTCGTTCTGCCAGCTCAGCCGAAAACAGGCGGCGCTCTATCAGCAGGCGGTCAAAGAATTGGCGGAGCTACTCGAAGACACGGAGGGTATCCAGCGGAAGGGTCTGATATTGTCGTTCCTGATGCGCTTCAAGCAGATCTGTAATCACCCGTCCCAGTGGCTGGGCGATGGCGCATGGAGCGAGCAAGACAGCGGCAAATGGGCGCGTCTGCGGGACATCGCGGAGGTGATTGCCGCCAAGCAAGAAAAAGTGCTCGTCTTCACCCAGTTTCGCGAAGTGACTACGCCGTTGGCGGCGTTTCTGGGATCGGTTTTCGGCCGTCCCGGCCTGGTTCTTCACGGGCAAACCGAGGTAAAGAAGCGCAAGAATCTGGTGCGCCGCTTCCAGGAAGACGAATCGGCCGGGTTCTTCGTGCTCTCGCTGAAGGCTGGAGGCGCCGGACTCAACCTTACTGCTGCCTCGCATGTGGTGCATTTCGACCGGTGGTGGAATCCGGCGGTTGAAAACCAGGCCACCGATCGCGCTTTCCGCATTGGACAAAACAAGAACGTGCTGGTGCACAAGTTCGTGTGCCGGGGAACGGTCGAAGAGAAGATCGACCAGTTGATCGAATCGAAGCGGCAGCTCTCGAAGGATATGCTCGAAGGCGGCGCTGACCTGCTCCTGACCGAATTGAAAGACGACGAACTGCTCAGGTTGGTAGCGCTTGACCTCAACACCGCGCTCAAGGAGACCTGA